CCGGAGGTCCCGGGCCCGGAGCAGGCGCCCGGTGACGGGCGGGGCGACCGACAGCGCCCTCGCCTTCCACACCAGCCGGCGCTCGCTCGGCGACAGCGCGGCCGCCCGCCGCAGGAGGGTCGCGGCCTCGCCGTAGCGACCGTCCCGCAGGGCGGCGTCGCCCCGGCGGCCGAGCTCGCGCGGCCCCGGCCCGGCCAGCCGGCCCTCCACGTAGGCCCGCTCCTCGGCGGTCAGGTCGGTGCGGGCGGCCGCCTTCTCGAGCACGGCCCGGACGGCCGCGTCCATGCGGTCGGTGGCCGTCGACAGCCCGGTCGCCCCCCACCGGTACAGGGCGAGCGGCCGGGGCTGGTGGGCGACGGGCACGCCGGCCAGCACGGCCCGCATCCAGAGGTCCCAGTCCGACGCCCGCTCCAGCCGCTCGTCGAAGGGCCCCACGTCGTGGAACAGCGAGCGGGCGCAGAGCGACATCATCGACACGAAGTTCTGCTCGAGGATGGCCCGCCGCTGCTCGCCGAGGCGGGGGAAGCGGCCCTTGTGGCGGGTGTGGCCGGGCGTGATCCCGCCGGGGAACAGCCACCACGCGTTCGCGGTGACGATCCCGCCGTGCGCCTCCCACCGCTCGACCAGCGCCTCGAGGTGCTGCTCGAACAGCAGGTCGTCGGCGTCGCAGAACGTGACGAGCTCGCCGGTGGCCGCCTCGACGGCCCGGTTCCTGGCCGCGGCCACGCCCACCCCGCCGGTCGAGAGCAGGCGGACGCGGTCGTCGCCGAAGGCCGACACGACGGCCGCCGTGCGGTCCGTCGACCCGTCGTCCACCACGATCAGCTCCAGGTCGGAGAACGTCTGCCACAGCACGGAGGAGACGGCGGCGCCGACGGTCGACGCCGCGTCGCGGGCCGGGAGGACGACGCTCACCCTGGGCGGCACGGCGGCCAGGCTAGGAGCAGGCCGCCGGTATGCTCGCCGCCATCGAGATCCTGGTGCTCTGCACGGGCAACATCTGCCGGTCGCCCATGGCCGAGGCCCTGCTCCGCCACCACGTGGCGGCGCGAGGGGTGGACGCGACGGTGTCGTCGGCCGGCCTGCTGTACGACGACGCGGAGGCGTCGGCCAACGCCGTCACCGTGCTCGGCCGGCGGGGGCTCGACCTGTCGGCCCACCGCAGCAGGAAGATCACCGCCGACCTGCTCCAGCGCCCCGACCTCGTCCTCGCCATGGAGCGCCGCCACGTCCGGGAGGCGGTCGTCCTCGCGCCCGCCATCTTCCCCCGCACGTTCACGTTGAAGGAGCTGGTGCGCCGGGGCGAGCGCATCGGGCACCGGCTGCCGCACGAGTCGGTCGCCGCCTGGCTGGGCCGGGCCGGCCTCGGTCGTCGCCCGTCCGACGTGCTCGGCGCCGGCACCGACGACGACGTGGAGGACCCCATCGGCCGCCCCGTCGAGGACTACCACCGCACCGCCGACGAGCTCGACGACCTCACGAGCCGCCTGGTCGACCTCCTCTGGGGGAAGACCGAGGCCTGACCCAGGGAGCCCGCCATGCCGTGGCCGACGGAGCCGGACGACGAGCTGCAGGCGATCCTCGACCGCGAGCTGGATCGCCAGAACACCACCCTCCAGCTCATCGCGTCCGAGAACTTCGCCTCCCCGGCGGTGCTGGCCGCCACCGGGTCGGTGCTCAGCAACAAGTACGCCGAGGGGTACCCGGGCAAGCGCTACTACGGCGGCAACCGGTACATCGACGAGTCCGAGGAGCTGGCCAGGACGCGGCTGAAGGAGCTGTTCGGGGCCGAGCACGCCAACGTGCAGCCCCACGCCGGCGCCAACGCCAACCTGGCCGCCTACCTGGCCCTGCTCGAGCCGGGCGACACCGTGCTCGGGATGAGCCTCGACCACGGCGGCCACCTCACCCACGGCTCGCCGGTGAACGCGAGCGGGAAGCTGTACCGCTTCCTCGCCTACGGGGTCACACCGAGCGACGAGCGCATCGACTACGACGAGATCCGCGACCTCGCCCGCCGCGAGCGGCCGCGCATGG
This is a stretch of genomic DNA from Acidimicrobiales bacterium. It encodes these proteins:
- a CDS encoding glycosyltransferase, giving the protein MPPRVSVVLPARDAASTVGAAVSSVLWQTFSDLELIVVDDGSTDRTAAVVSAFGDDRVRLLSTGGVGVAAARNRAVEAATGELVTFCDADDLLFEQHLEALVERWEAHGGIVTANAWWLFPGGITPGHTRHKGRFPRLGEQRRAILEQNFVSMMSLCARSLFHDVGPFDERLERASDWDLWMRAVLAGVPVAHQPRPLALYRWGATGLSTATDRMDAAVRAVLEKAAARTDLTAEERAYVEGRLAGPGPRELGRRGDAALRDGRYGEAATLLRRAAALSPSERRLVWKARALSVAPPVTGRLLRARDLRRSALLGADERHVR